The Bifidobacterium eulemuris genome includes a window with the following:
- a CDS encoding HhH-GPD family protein, translated as MNDTAYGISRLRAVPSARNDEEERVAACARTDGESRAVAAAPRIAKRLTAWWEANARDLPWRFGRATPWGVLVSEVMSQQTQMSRVVPYWQAWMELWPDATALAGASTAEVITMWGRLGYPRRALRLQECAQAVSERYADELPRTYEQLVALPGIGDYTASAVMSFAFGRRIAVIDTNIRRVLSRVFLGKESMGGAASATERELANTVLPQDPSASVMWNQSVMELGAVVCVAKKPLCERCPIAGECLFLESGLPGLGEKRTRPRQRFQGTDRQVRGIVLNALRTLPGAQTSLPREQVESLWKDHVQLDSCIASLDEDGLIEILADGSLRLPR; from the coding sequence ATGAACGACACTGCGTATGGGATTTCTCGACTACGGGCTGTGCCCTCCGCTCGAAATGACGAGGAGGAGCGGGTTGCGGCCTGTGCTCGAACTGATGGGGAGAGTCGGGCCGTGGCTGCCGCGCCGCGGATCGCGAAGCGACTGACGGCATGGTGGGAGGCGAACGCGCGCGACCTGCCGTGGCGGTTCGGACGCGCGACGCCGTGGGGCGTGCTCGTCTCCGAAGTGATGAGCCAGCAGACGCAGATGAGCCGCGTGGTGCCGTACTGGCAGGCATGGATGGAATTGTGGCCGGACGCGACGGCGCTCGCCGGCGCGTCGACGGCGGAGGTCATCACCATGTGGGGAAGGCTGGGGTATCCGCGCCGCGCGCTGCGATTGCAGGAATGCGCGCAAGCGGTATCCGAACGCTACGCCGACGAACTGCCGCGCACCTATGAACAGTTGGTTGCGCTGCCCGGCATCGGCGACTATACGGCCAGCGCGGTGATGAGTTTCGCGTTCGGCAGGCGAATCGCGGTGATCGACACGAATATCCGCCGCGTGCTCAGTCGCGTGTTCCTCGGTAAGGAATCGATGGGAGGGGCGGCCAGCGCGACCGAACGCGAACTCGCCAACACCGTGCTTCCCCAGGATCCGTCCGCTTCGGTGATGTGGAACCAGTCGGTGATGGAGTTGGGCGCGGTGGTGTGCGTGGCGAAGAAGCCGCTGTGCGAGCGTTGCCCGATTGCGGGGGAGTGCCTGTTTCTCGAATCCGGTCTGCCGGGACTGGGTGAGAAACGCACGCGGCCGCGGCAGCGCTTCCAAGGCACCGATCGCCAGGTGCGCGGCATCGTGCTGAACGCGTTGCGCACGCTGCCCGGAGCGCAAACGTCGTTGCCGCGCGAACAGGTGGAATCGCTGTGGAAGGACCATGTGCAGCTCGACTCCTGCATCGCCTCGCTGGATGAGGACGGTCTGATCGAAATCCTTGCCGACGGCTCGCTGCGTCTGCCCCGCTAA
- a CDS encoding tRNA (cytidine(34)-2'-O)-methyltransferase: protein MTNDMKRPEESQVGKMFEYGYRKSNYGPDELVTDAHGNPISVVDAMLTAEKAAATETVTPHLCYYSPRIPGNTGSAIRLCAVTGTILHLVEPLGFNLRDTKLRRAGLDYHDMAHVVLHPNFDNLVESMPNSRIIAFTAHATKLYTEVEYRPTDILLFGPEPGDIPDPMDIMAGPHVAEQVRLPMRPSLRSLNLTNCASIAIYEAWRQLNFAGGK, encoded by the coding sequence ATGACGAACGATATGAAACGCCCTGAGGAATCCCAAGTCGGCAAGATGTTCGAATACGGCTACCGCAAATCGAATTACGGCCCGGACGAATTGGTGACCGACGCGCACGGCAATCCGATCTCCGTGGTCGACGCCATGCTCACGGCGGAGAAGGCCGCGGCGACGGAAACCGTGACGCCCCATCTGTGCTATTACTCGCCGCGCATTCCCGGCAACACCGGTTCCGCGATCCGCCTGTGCGCGGTGACCGGAACGATCCTGCATCTGGTGGAGCCGTTGGGGTTCAACCTGCGCGACACCAAGCTGCGCCGGGCCGGCCTCGACTATCACGATATGGCGCATGTGGTGCTGCATCCGAATTTCGACAACCTCGTCGAATCGATGCCGAACTCGCGTATCATCGCGTTCACCGCCCATGCCACCAAGCTCTACACCGAGGTGGAGTACCGTCCGACCGATATTCTGCTGTTCGGCCCGGAGCCGGGAGACATTCCCGATCCGATGGATATCATGGCCGGCCCGCATGTGGCCGAGCAGGTGCGCCTGCCGATGCGCCCGAGCCTGCGCTCTCTGAATCTCACCAACTGCGCGTCGATCGCCATCTACGAAGCATGGCGTCAGCTGAATTTCGCCGGCGGGAAATAG
- a CDS encoding ACT domain-containing protein, which translates to MNKAIITVVGQDTVGIIARVCTYLSERKINVLDISQTIIDGFFNMMMIVDVTEADEEFGTIVDELDQLGEQIGVRIRCQREEIFTKMHRI; encoded by the coding sequence ATGAACAAGGCAATCATCACCGTGGTCGGCCAGGACACGGTCGGCATCATCGCGCGCGTCTGCACCTACCTGTCCGAGCGCAAGATCAACGTGCTCGACATCTCGCAGACCATTATCGACGGATTCTTCAACATGATGATGATTGTCGACGTGACCGAGGCCGACGAGGAGTTCGGCACCATCGTCGACGAGCTCGACCAGCTGGGCGAGCAGATCGGCGTGCGCATCCGCTGCCAGCGCGAAGAGATCTTCACGAAGATGCACCGCATCTGA
- a CDS encoding PFL family protein has product MLNIMEVHETNQMIEQEKLDVRTITMGISLLDCAADTVDEVCDNIYRKITTYARDLVSTGQAIERDYGIPIVNKRITVTPISLVGASSCTTSEDFVKIAHALDRAAKEVGVDLIGGYSALVSKSMTPAEELLIRSLPQALSETDIVCSSVNVGSTKTGIDMNAVELLGHIVKDIAYATRDNDSYGCVKFVAFCNVPDDNPFMAGGFHGVTEGDAVINVGVSGPGVVSRALDAAKGKDFEFLCETIKRTAFKITRVGQLVAQEASRRLGIPFGIIDLSLAPTPAVGDSVGEVLEKIGLEQVGAPGTTAALAMLNDQVKKGGIMASSYVGGLSGAFIPVSEDKNMIDAAGAGCLTIEKLEAMTCVCSVGLDMIAIPGDTTASTISGIIADEAAIGMVNQKTTAVRIIPVEGKGVGEMANFGGLMGYAPIMPVNQTSCEAFVTRGGRIPAPIHSFKN; this is encoded by the coding sequence ATGCTGAACATCATGGAGGTCCACGAGACCAATCAGATGATCGAGCAGGAGAAGCTCGACGTGCGCACCATCACCATGGGCATCAGCCTGCTCGACTGCGCGGCCGACACCGTGGACGAGGTGTGCGACAACATCTACCGCAAAATCACCACCTACGCGCGCGACCTCGTCTCCACCGGACAGGCCATCGAACGCGATTACGGCATTCCGATCGTGAACAAGCGCATCACCGTCACCCCCATCTCGCTGGTCGGCGCGAGCTCGTGCACAACCTCCGAGGACTTCGTGAAAATCGCGCACGCGCTTGACCGTGCGGCCAAAGAGGTCGGCGTCGACCTGATCGGCGGCTACTCCGCGCTCGTCTCCAAGTCGATGACCCCGGCCGAGGAGCTGCTGATCCGCTCGCTGCCGCAGGCGCTGAGCGAAACCGACATCGTCTGCTCGTCCGTCAACGTCGGCTCCACCAAAACCGGCATCGACATGAACGCGGTGGAACTGCTCGGCCATATCGTCAAAGACATCGCCTACGCCACCCGCGACAACGATTCCTACGGGTGCGTGAAATTCGTGGCCTTCTGCAACGTGCCCGACGACAACCCGTTCATGGCCGGCGGCTTCCATGGCGTGACCGAAGGCGACGCCGTGATCAACGTCGGCGTCTCCGGTCCCGGCGTGGTCTCCCGCGCGCTCGACGCGGCCAAGGGCAAGGATTTCGAATTCCTGTGCGAGACGATCAAGCGCACCGCGTTCAAGATCACGCGTGTGGGCCAGCTGGTCGCGCAGGAAGCGTCGCGTCGCCTCGGCATTCCGTTCGGCATCATCGACCTTTCCCTCGCGCCGACCCCGGCCGTGGGCGATTCGGTGGGCGAGGTGCTCGAGAAGATCGGTCTGGAACAGGTCGGCGCGCCCGGCACCACCGCGGCTCTCGCCATGCTCAACGACCAGGTGAAGAAGGGAGGCATCATGGCCTCCTCATATGTCGGCGGCCTGTCCGGCGCGTTCATCCCGGTCTCCGAAGACAAGAACATGATCGACGCGGCCGGTGCCGGATGCCTGACGATTGAGAAGCTCGAGGCCATGACCTGCGTGTGTTCGGTCGGCCTCGATATGATCGCGATTCCGGGCGACACCACCGCTTCGACCATCTCCGGCATCATCGCCGACGAGGCGGCCATCGGCATGGTGAACCAGAAGACCACCGCCGTGCGCATCATTCCGGTCGAAGGCAAGGGCGTGGGCGAGATGGCGAACTTCGGCGGCCTGATGGGCTATGCGCCGATCATGCCGGTGAACCAGACGAGCTGCGAGGCGTTCGTGACCCGCGGCGGCCGCATCCCCGCCCCGATCCACAGCTTCAAGAACTGA